One window of Vespa velutina chromosome 2, iVesVel2.1, whole genome shotgun sequence genomic DNA carries:
- the LOC124947247 gene encoding bromodomain-containing protein DDB_G0270170-like isoform X4, whose product MSVMIQERLNKITDSEHLKHCGDLLEQLKFLVEETRGQRFVVNINVPSQANQQTLSGSPIISGSRKKRHHSNNEKERHKANAKSSNPVCQESGLLSNHAIGCEATALESLPGHTEAIKHTEKCDDVQSDINNAVGQSMQSNSRKNSLTDSNHTTDSRDKVAASDSGDNIDTRNFNVNIINENKCRKDDVVKVTTMNEKCTTGTNTEELLSFSNTEVQTTPCELLDYESESNDEPIQNLSLLTKELLNRTELQERIAENINKAILPTDTFLREEKEILNESTGYEFNTSVVSELNNAIKSIVEATESDPVFEQFLDEIIGKNIETDTSPDEDIDVKSTPTDRSEEKRMEIDNIGIALPEHTVVGGKSSNEITSTEVPLKQRLRSSSRQQTARIEDEIYKQKEQSALEDQNAAAILSIINANITNTHVRPENDKSNDNKESCTAEANNDKKSPASVPSNSNADLTEKYSTQMENQKMDNIIANKETESKPKRSMVKRPRPTKIKRESEINSNDLISEQDIMTMPTLVLCSKEEITNIRALNPTYSIGNIHPITSNSTSHFIPIMPKDPNKTKESVETLYVRTVNVPQKYVLPTTVPNIQEDAKNLSNSKVQSSSQKENIAHSKLKPIQNIDKLIQNTCNPIFLDPIETNKLVSMESITLYSTENSIKTSLNSTNMPIINVEENISLSGIELSPYLKFNSKSNQSHNLSDIDLVLMENFKTFTQSAPNESKEQNVMTSKKTEGDIINKRTPRSLLKHRAKTHRLSLSTPRRNSHVRTLDFNTPTKLIHSASKMQDNENLSCSPKLLRPMKSVRRTSLFKSPPFTNSSVTIPTFQNALNIGQSNEIPIATRSPIPKLMGGWEKYNGVGVIIDDPSPCKSNGINSPISMNKFQRSKTIAKSWDADLRKCLQTSDERSTSTVSNKKKKKVTESKNNIACKTSKRNLQCLKTKGRKKSNDERAIVDVKKQYVEKEDEESITSVQDVKKNKTDVPMEMSNKPLSKNLLSDTNREVTSDNSCILEKIETGTDTCTIKSTCPVAVVENNITTSTNNKETNEKKIVKKYVQLKTLKTNLRKSEKEKNVTNNVLPTIEVVPISESLKGNVENIQQIVPISDIIDLETPRKFGNSSGIPSTPRLLSPNSNIIPSFIKTSDDSTKIRSLINTPEFPTTPCIALTPKHCEENTRDVIKKGIYNGCISPYYKPSTEHVNPCDSEKVIKIDMKFDNEATKHLAIPISDTKSIGTTQLALNTDNGYDNVSVSTKLEITQFEVIKENLPKDEAVKELKISSKTKDITSANLNTTPMQNDENDTKVVTLINEKSLSIRENSTDSDTSSSSSSSSSSSSSSSTNSNITDTSKPFSCNKKYKKTPNKIYTDTSNDSISKVNASGNNSMHDISVNLRNDLIKDKAISNISTNVMEIEKASMDIIVKSESSPAKLLSLTKNEEQLESTLKETPAKDENLLPEEDISDTPSSSKIGIDNVTNLSSKISAFITSENEKLTNANSSIPQISDMNKVVQKSQIINIQNISLDRSTFLPLAEYANHQNNKQKILSTDEHARQLEQKRQRMIAKLKQIPKSNVALAKNRSKQNILSIKNRNNCISKNNRLKNKITNRIRTREKRFEKNFDKNTNNRENTDERVSVINNVVVTNIQDINKEDSDKKMSITDSSDKCNKDVQNNKKNVLTEANSTVNTLMSTQEKMNIESKTNVDEYNAIHTTSQNDSIESDQVNNEKVSEQELSKEYLSSINKDKKLIMENNDTINKYNIKGNTIIAIKHVEKVEDLLKAKVNQVKRDLFSDEENERKSQVSEDMISKDLQVEKKDEHILNNNEVINAVETIKSQDSKEVLSCVLECLQLVPASKTDNHKEKNDNNQSEEEIDLNTTGPSSVEYHFVYDDSISTKKRRRRYSSNELKQHVNVQLSNENYREVIKTMTATDYQEIFNMNPKSKKKPINKKLPVKNSQTSNIKSNNNNFILKDNCTKPLATSSPVDKPILAKLKKMTSKIMPINDKDNVSEKVKVQSEKSKTQKDNLTTKNHKRKLSESKEDAKVEKKRIYDPQVLLSNMNLDEFLTSVHGPT is encoded by the exons ATGAGTGTTATGA TACAGGAACGTTTAAACAAAATCACGGATAGTGAACATTTAAAGCATTGTGGAGATCTGTTagaacaattaaaatttttagtaGAAGAAACACGTGGGCAACGGTTCGTTGTAAATATCAATGTGCCTTCACAG GCTAACCAGCAGACATTAAGCGGATCTCCAATAATATCAGGCAGTAGAAAAAAGAGGCATCACAgtaataatgagaaagaacGGCACAAAGCTAATGCAAAATCATCTAATCCAGTTTGTCAGGAATCTGGCTTACTGTCCAATCatg CAATTGGTTGCGAAGCAACAGCTCTTGAAAGTTTACCTGGACATACAGAAGCAATAAAGCATACAGAAAAATGTGACGATGTACAAAGTGACATTAATAATGCAGTGGGACAATCAATGCAATCCAATTCTAGGAAAAATAGTTTGACAGATAGCAATCATACCACGGATAGCAGAGATAAAGTTGCAGCATCGGATTCGg gcgataatattgatactagaaattttaatgtaaacatcattaatgaaaacaaatgtAGGAAAGATGACGTTGTAAAAGTTACTACCATGAATGAAAAGTGTACTACAGGGACAAACACAGAAGAattgttatctttttctaatacaGAGGTTCAAACTACTCCTTGTGAATTGCTTGATTATGAATCGGAATCTAACGATGAGCCTATTCAAAACCTTAGt TTATTGACAAAGGAATTGTTAAATCGAACGGAATTACAAGAACGTATCgctgaaaatataaataaagcgATTCTTCCGACTGATACATTTCtaagggaagaaaaggaaattttaaatgaatccACGGGTTATGAATTTAATACATCGGTCGTATCTGAGTTAAATAATGCTATTAAATCAATAGTAGAGGCAACAGAATCTGATCCAGTGTTTGAACAATTTCTGGATGAAATCATTGGAAAAAACATAGAAACAGACACAAGTCCTGACGAGGATATTGATGTTAAATCAACTCCTACAGATAG gtcagaagaaaaacgaatggaaattgataatattggCATTGCATTACCAGAACACACAGTTGTTGGAGGTAAATCGTCTAATGAAATAACTTCAACAGAAGTGCCATTGAAACAAAGGCTTCGTAGTTCTTCTAGACAACAAACTGCTAGAATAGAAGATGAGATTTATAAGCAAAAGGAACAAAGTGCTTTGGAAGATCAGAATGCAGCAGCTAttttaagtattataaatgCTAACATAACGAATACGCACGTTAGACcggaaaatgataaaagtaatGATAACAAAGAATCGTGCACGGCAGaagctaataatgataaaaaatctcCAGCCTCTGTACCTAGTAACAGTAATGCTGACTTAactgaaaaatattctacgcAAATGGAAAATCAGAAAATGGATAATATTATTGCAAACAAAGAAACAGAATCTAAACCAAAGAGATCAATGGTCAAACGTCCACGACCTACAAAAATTAAACGAGAATCTGAAATCAATTCTAATGATTTAATCTCGGAACAAGATATTATGACTATGCCAACATTGGTATTATGTTCGAAGGAAGAGATAACTAATATTCGAGCTTTAAATCCAACTTATTCGATTGGAAATATTCATCCTATTACTTCTAATTCTACTTCACATTTTATTCCAATAATGCCTAAAGATCCTAACAAAACTAAAGAATCAGTGGAAACTTTGTATGTTAGAACAGTAAATGTACCACAAAAATATGTATTGCCAACAACTGTACCAAATATACAAGAAGACGCAAAGAATTTATCAAATAGTAAGGTACAATCATCAtctcaaaaagaaaacattgctCATAGCAAATTAAAGCCTATACAAAATATTGACAAATTGATACAAAATACATGTAATCCTATTTTTCTAGATCCaattgaaacaaataaattagtGAGTATGGAATCAATAACACTTTATAGCACAGAAAATAGTATTAAAACATCTTTGAATAGTACAAATATGCCTATAATTAACGTTGAAGAGAACATCAGTTTGTCGGGAATAGAATTATCTCCTTATTTGAAGTTTAATTCTAAATCTAATCAAAGCCATAATTTGTCAGATATTGATCTGGTACTTatggaaaattttaaaacattcACACAATCTGCACCGAATGAAAGTAAAGAACAGAATGTTATGACGTCTAAAAAGACTGAAggtgatataattaataaacgaacACCAAGATCCTTATTAAAACATAGGGCAAAAACACATAGGCTTAGTTTATCTACTCCTCGAAGGAATAGCCATGTAAGAACGCTTGATTTTAATACGCCAACGAAATTAATACATTCCGCTTCAAAAATgcaagataatgaaaatttgagCTGTTCTCCCAAATTATTAAGACCTATGAAATCAGTTCGTAGAACTTCTCTCTTCAAATCACCGCCATTCACTAATTCATCTGTAACAATACCAACGTTTCAAAATGCATTAAATATTGGACAATCTAATGAAATACCTATAGCAACTAGAAGTCCTATTCCAAAACTTATGGGAGGTTGGGAAAAATATAATGGTGTAGGTGTAATCATAGATGATCCATCACCTTGTAAAAGCAATGGTATTAATTCTCCTAtatcaatgaataaatttcaaaggTCTAAAACAATAGCAAAAAGTTGGGATGCAGATTTGCGTAAGTGTTTACAGACAAGCGATGAGAGATCTACGTCGACAGTAagtaacaaaaagaagaaaaaagttactgaaagtaaaaataatatcgcatGTAAAACTTCAAAACGTAATTTGCAATGCTTAAAGACTAAAGGTAGGAAAAAATCTAATGACGAAAGGGCTATAGTTGATGTAAAGAAACAATATGTTgaaaaagaggatgaagaaTCAATAACGAGTGTACAAgatgttaaaaagaataaaacagaTGTACCAATGGAAATGAGCAATAAGCCGCTTTCTAAGAATCTATTAAGTGATACGAACAGAGAAGTAACAAGTGATAATTCTTGTATTTTAGAGAAGATAGAGACAGGCACAGATACATGCACGATTAAATCGACTTGTCCTGTAGCCGTAGTAGAAAACAACATTACAACAAGTACAAACAATAAGGaaacaaatgagaaaaagattgtgaaaaaatatgtacaattaaaaacattaaagacaaatttaagaaaatcagaaaaagagaaaaatgttacaaataaTGTATTGCCTACTATAGAAGTTGTTCCGATATCTGAATCTCTGAAAGGCaatgttgaaaatattcaacagATTGTTCCAATATCTGATATAATAGATTTAGAAACACCAAGAAAATTTGGAAATTCTTCTGGAATACCTTCAACGCCTCGTTTACTTAGCCCAAATAGCAATATTATTCCGTCGTTTATTAAAACCAGCGATGATTCGACCAAAATACGTAGCTTAATAAATACACCGGAATTTCCAACTACTCCTTGCATTGCATTGACTCCAAAACATTGCGAGGAAAATACGCgcgatgttataaaaaaagggatataTAATGGTTGTATATCACCTTATTATAAACCAAGTACAGAACATGTAAATCCCTGTGATtctgaaaaagtaataaaaattgatatgaaATTTGATAACGAAGCAACGAAACATTTGGCTATCCCAATTTCTGACACTAAGTCAATTGGTACAACTCAATTGGCATTAAATACGGACAATGGTTATGATAATGTATCTGTTTCTACTAAGCTTGAAATAACACAGTTTGAAgtaatcaaagaaaatttgcCAAAGGATGAAGCTGTCAAAGAACTTAAAATATCCTCTAAAACAAAGGACATTACGTCTGCCAATTTGAATACAACTCCTATgcaaaatgatgaaaatgataCTAAAGttgttacattaattaatgaaaaatctctCAGTATTCGTGAAAATTCAACTGATAGCGACACATCTTCATCCtcttcatcatcgtcgtcgtcgtcatcttcttcttctactaatTCCAATATTACCGATACATCCAAACCATTCtcatgtaataaaaaatacaaaaagactcctaataaaatatacacagATACAAGCAATGATTCTATATCAAAGGTAAATGCATCTGGCAATAATTCTATGCATGATATATCTGTAAACTTAAGGAATGATTTGATCAAAGATAAAGCgatatcaaatatatcaaCTAATGTAATGGAAATTGAAAAAGCATCCATGGATATTATAGTAAAATCTGAATCTTCTCCAGCTAAGTTACTTTctttaacaaaaaatgaagaacaatTGGAATCTACTTTAAAGGAAACTCCTGCTAAGGATGAGAATTTGTTGCCGGAAGAAGATATATCTGACACTCCTAGCAGTTCAAAAATTGGTATAGACAATGTAACAAATTTATCTTCAAAGATATCTGCATTTATTACctcagaaaatgaaaaattaacaaacGCAAATTCTTCGATACCACAAATCTCCGATATGAATAAAGTCGTACAAAAatcacaaataataaatatacagaaTATATCACTTGACAGATCTACTTTTTTACCATTGGCAGAATATGCAAATCATCAAAATAATaagcaaaaaatattaagtacGGATGAGCATGCAAGACAATTGGAACAAAAACGTCAACGTATGATAGCAAAGCTTAAACAAATTCCAAAATCTAATGTAGCTCTTGCAAAAAATAGatctaaacaaaatatattatcgataaagaacagaaataattgtataagtaaaaataatcgactaaagaataaaataacaaatagaaTAAGAACTAGAGAAAAAcgatttgaaaagaatttcgataagaatactaataatagagaaaatacgGATGAACGAGTTtctgtaattaataatgtcgTTGTTACAAATAttcaagatataaataaagaagatagtGACAAAAAAATGTCTATTACAGATTCATCGgataaatgtaataaggatgttcaaaataataaaaaaaatgttttaacggAAGCAAATTCTACAGTAAATACATTAATGTCAAcacaagaaaaaatgaatatagaGTCAAAAACTAATGTGGATGAATATAATGCTATTCATACTACATCTCAAAATGATAGTATTGAAAGTGATCaagtaaataatgaaaaagtaagCGAACAAGAATtatcaaaagaatatttatccagtattaacaaagataaaaagttaattatggaaaataacgatacgataaataaatataatattaaaggtaatacaattattgcaataaaacatgttgaaaaagtagaagattTATTGAAGGCTAAAGTAAATCAAGTAAAACGTGATTTGTTCAGcgatgaagaaaatgaacgaaaatcTCAAGTATCAGAAGATATGATCTCGAAAGATCTTCaagttgaaaagaaagatgaacatattttaaataataacgaagttATAAATGCTGTAGAAACTATTAAATCACAAGATTCAAAAGAGGTATTGTCTTGTGTTCTTGAATGTTTACAGCTAGTACCGGCAAGCAAAACTGataatcataaagaaaaaaatgataacaatCAATCTGAAGaggaaattgatttaaatacaACTGGACCTAGTTCTGTAGAATATCACTTTGTTTATGATGACAGTAtatcaacgaaaaaaagaagaagaagatacagTAGCAATGAATTAAAACAGCATGTAAATGTTCAACTCAGCAATGAAAATTACAGAGAAGTTATAAAAACTATGACGGCTACTGATTATcaagaaatattcaatatgaATCCAAAATCTAAGAAGAAACCGATCAACAAAAAGTTGCCTGTAAAAAATTCTCAAACgagtaatataaaatctaataacaataactttATCTTAAAGGATAATTGCACCAAGCCATTAGCCACGTCTTCGCCCGTAGACAAGCCTATATTAgcaaaattaaagaagatgaCGAGCAAAATTATGCCGATAAATGATAAGGATAATGTAtcagaaaaagtaaaagtgcaatctgaaaaaagtaaaacacaAAAAG ACAATTTAACTACAAAGAATCATAAAAGGAAATTATCAGAATCTAAAGAAGACGCAAAG GTTGAAAAAAAACGCATATATGATCCACAAGTATTATTAAGTAATATGAACTTAGATGAATTTTTGACGTCTGTTCATGGACCTACATGA